A genomic window from Nomascus leucogenys isolate Asia chromosome 10, Asia_NLE_v1, whole genome shotgun sequence includes:
- the HSP90B1 gene encoding endoplasmin, whose product MRALWVLGLCCVLLTFGSVRADDEVDVDGTVEEDLGKSREGSRTDDEVVQREEEAIQLDGLNASQIRELREKSEKFAFQAEVNRMMKLIINSLYKNKEIFLRELISNASDALDKIRLISLTDENALSGNEELTVKIKCDKEKNLLHVTDTGVGMTREELVKNLGTIAKSGTSEFLNKMTEAQEDGQSTSELIGQFGVGFYSAFLVADKVIVTSKHNNDTQHIWESDSNEFSVIADPRGNTLGRGTTITLVLKEEASDYLELDTIKNLVKKYSQFINFPIYVWSSKTETVEEPMEEEEAAKEEKEESDDEAAVEEEEEEKKPKTKKVEKTVWDWELMNDIKPIWQRPSKEVEEDEYKAFYKSFSKESDDPMAYIHFTAEGEVTFKSILFVPTSAPRGLFDEYGSKKSDYIKLYVRRVFITDDFHDMMPKYLNFVKGVVDSDDLPLNVSRETLQQHKLLKVIRKKLVRKTLDMIKKIADDKYNDTFWKEFGTNIKLGVIEDHSNRTRLAKLLRFQSSHHPTDITSLDQYVERMKEKQDKIYFMAGSSRKEAESSPFVERLLKKGYEVIYLTEPVDEYCIQALPEFDGKRFQNVAKEGVKFDESEKTKESREAVEKEFEPLLNWMKDKALKDKIEKAVVSQRLTESPCALVASQYGWSGNMERIMKAQAYQTGKDISTNYYASQKKTFEINPRHPLIRDMLRRIKEDEDDKTVLDLAVVLFETATLRSGYLLPDTKAYGDRIERMLRLSLNIDPDAKVEEEPEEEPEETTEDTTEDTEQDEDEEMDVGTDEEEQETAKESTAEKDEL is encoded by the exons AGAGGAAGAAGCTATTCAGTTGGATGGATTAAATGCATCACAAATAAGAGAACTTAGAGAGAAGTCGGAAAAGTTTGCCTTCCAAGCTGAAGTTAACAGAATGATGAAACTTATCATCAATtcattgtataaaaataaagag ATTTTCCTGAGAGAACTGATTTCAAATGCTTCCGACGCTTTAGATAAGATAAGGCTAATATCACTGACTGATGAAAATGCTCTTTCTGGAAATGAGGAACTAACAGTCAAAATTAAG TGTGATAAGGAGAAGAACCTGCTGCATGTCACAGACACTGGTGTAGGAATGACCAGAGAAGAGTTGGTTAAAAACCTTGGTACCATAGCCAAATCTGGGACAAGCgagtttttaaacaaaatgactGAAGCACAGGAAGATGGCCAGTCAACTTCTGAATTGATTGGCCAGTTTGGTGTCGGTTTCTATTCCGCCTTCCTTGTAGCAGATAAGGTTATTGTCACTTCAAAACACAACAACGATACCCAGCACATCTGGGAGTCTGACTCCAATGAATTTTCTGTAATTGCTGACCCAAGAGGAAACACTCTAGGACGGGGAACGACAATTAC CCTTGTCTTAAAAGAAGAAGCATCTGATTACCTTGAATTGGATACAATTAAAAATCTCGTCAAAAAATATTCACAGTTCATAAACTTTCCTATTTATGTATGGAGCAGCAAG ACTGAAACTGTTGAGGAGCCCATGGAGGAAGAAGAAGCagccaaagaagagaaagaagaatctgATGATGAAGCTGCagtagaggaagaagaagaagaaaagaaaccaaagacTAAAAAA GTTGAAAAAACTGTCTGGGACTGGGAACTTATGAATGATATCAAACCAATATGGCAGAGACCATcaaaagaagtagaagaagaTGAATACAAAGCTTTCTACAAATCATTTTCAAAG GAAAGTGATGACCCCATGGCTTATATTCACTTTACTGCTGAAGGGGAAGTTACCTTcaaatcaattttatttgtaCCCACATCTGCTCCACGTGGTCTATTTGACGAATATGGATCTAAAAAGAGCGATTACATTAAG CTCTATGTGCGCCGTGTATTCATCACAGACGACTTCCATGATATGATGCCTAAATACCTTAATTTTGTCAAGGGTGTG GTGGACTCAGATGATCTCCCCTTGAATGTTTCCCGTGAGACTCTTCAGCAACATAAACTGCTTAAG GTGATTAGGAAGAAGCTTGTTCGTAAAACGCTGGACATGATCAAGAAGATTGCTGATGATAAATACAATGATACTTTTTGGAAAGAATTTGGTACCAACATCAAGCTTGGTGTGATTGAAGACCACTCGAACCGAACACGTCTTGCTAAACTTCTTAGGTTCCAGTCTTCTCATCATCCAACTGACATTACTAGCCTAGACCAGTATgtggaaagaatgaaggaaaaacaagacaaaatctACTTCATGGCTGGGTCCAGCAGAAAAGAG GCTGAATCTTCTCCATTTGTTGAGCGACTTCTGAAAAAGGGCTATGAAGTTATTTACCTCACAGAACCTGTGGATGAATACTGTATTCAGGCCCTTCCCGAATTTGATGGGAAGAGGTTCCAGAATGTTGCCAAGGAAGGAGTGAAGTTTGATGAAAGTGAGAAAACTAAGGAGAGTCGTGAAGCAGTTGAGAAAGAATTTGAGCCTCTGCTGAATTGGATGAAAGATAAAGCCCTTAAGGACAAG ATTGAAAAGGCTGTGGTGTCTCAGCGCCTGACAGAATCTCCGTGTGCTTTGGTGGCCAGCCAGTACGGATGGTCTGGCAACATGGAGAGAATCATGAAAGCACAAGCGTACCAAACGGGCAAGGACATCTCTACAAA TTACTATGCGAgtcagaagaaaacatttgaaattaatcCCAGACACCCGCTGATCAGAGACATGCTTCGACGAATTAAG GAAGATGAAGATGATAAAACAGTTTTGGATCTTGCTGTGGTTTTGTTTGAAACAGCAACACTTCGGTCAGGGTATCTTTTACCAGACACTAAAGCATATGGAGATAGAATAGAAAGAATGCTTCGCCTCAGTTTGAACATTGACCCTGATGCAAAG GTGGAAGAAGAGCCCGAAGAAGAACCTGAAGAGACAACAGAAGACACAACGGAAGACACAGAGCAAGATGAAGACGAAGAAATGGATGTGGGAACAGATGAAGAAGAACAAGAAACAGCAAAG gAATCTACAGCTGAAAAAGATGAATTGTAA
- the C10H12orf73 gene encoding uncharacterized protein C12orf73 homolog encodes MPAGVPMSTYLKMFAASLLAMCAGAEVVHRYYRPDLTIPEIPPKRGELKTELLGLKERKHKPQVSQQEELK; translated from the exons ATGCCCGCGGGCGTGCCCATGTCCACTTACCTGAAAATGTTCGCAGCCAGTCTCCTGGCCATGTGCGCAGGGGCGGAAGTGGTGCACAGGTACTACCGACCGGACCTG acaaTACCTGAAATTCCACCAAAGCGTGGAGAACTCAAAACAGAGCTTTTGggactgaaagaaagaaaacacaaacctCAAGTTTCTCAACAGGAGGAACTTAAATAA